TTTCAAGAACGCGATGGAGGACGTTGTAGCGAAGAATACAGCATCTTATTATACACGGCTTACTTCATTACAAACGCCACTTGGGCAGATGAAGCTGATTGAGCCTTCCATTCAATCGGCATTAATCTATACGCCGGTTGGCGAGCTGTTTGCTACGAACGATCTGCGAAATGGCCAGATTGGATTTAAGGATTCCTTGTTTTCACGGTATTTGAGCTTACAAGAGCGGGTTACGTGGGTTGAAGATCATGAGGATCCCCTATTCCAAGGACGTCAGAGGGTCATATCGTTAGTAATGAAGCCCATAACGGAAGCGGATGTAAGCGATGTTTATGTGGTAGTTAACGTCAATGAGGATGCAATTAGCAAAGTGATTACAGATGATTTGCTTGACCAAGCCCGCAGTTACTATTTAATTTCTAAAAACGGTGAAACCGTACTGCCGCTAAGCAGTCCTGCAAGCTTATTTCAAAATGATTCTCATTTCTTAAGTCAGCTGCAAAGCGCGGATCGCGGTTTTTTCAAATACGAGAATGACGGCAGTAAATATCTGGTCAATTATTCGCGCCTCTCCATGACCAATGATTGGATGATGGTTAGTGTGCAAAACCAGGAGGATCTGCTTCGTCATGTGAATCGCATTAAAACGACGACACTCTGGATCATGCTTGGCTGCGCGATACTGGCCATCGTGATGTCCAATATTATTTCGAGCTTTCTCTTAAAGCCGCTGCACAAGCTTCAGGGGCTTATGAAGAAGGTAGAGCACAATAACCTCAGTGTGCGCTTCAGCAGCAAATATGAAGATGAAGTGACCCAAGTCGGATTAACGTTTAATCGAATGCTAGGAGAGATTTCTTCCTTAATTGATGAAGTGAAGGAAGCCGAGTCAGAGAAGCGTAAGATGGAGGTTAAAGCGCTGCAGGCGCAGATCGATCCGCATTTTTTGTATAACACACTCAACACGATCATTTGGAAGTCGGAGACATCACAGAACCAGGATGTTACGGAAATGATTACGTCACTCTCTTTATTGTTCCAGTTTGGCCTTAATGGCGGCAACGAGATGACCACCTTAGCCAGGGAGATTGATCACGTCAGGCAGTATCTGATTCTTCAGCAAAAATGCTATGAAGACCTGTTCGAATATTCGATCGAGAAGGAAGATGAGTCTTTATTAGATATACCTATATTGAAAATTATCTTGCAGCCTCTGGTGGAAAACTCCATTCTCCACGGTTTTCAAAGCATGGAGGGGAAAGGGATCATTCGGATTTCGATTTGGAGGACCGGAGATGCTCTGAATCTGCAAGTGGAGGATAACGGTGAGGGCATGGATGTCCGGTCCGTCGACGCCGATATGCGTAGGGAGCAATCGGCACGCAAGAGCTATGCGCTTCGCAATGTATACGGAAGATTACGGCTATACTACGGCAATCAATCTGATATCAGCTTAAGCAGCGAACCTTATGACTCCACCATTGTGAAACTAACGATACCATTGACAGGCGAGTGATAAGCAGTGACGACGGAACTTAGAATGTGTGTAATTGACGATATCCGAACCGTGGTGCAGGGCATTGCCAACCAAATCAATTGGGAGACTTACGGTATATGTATCTCGGGTACGGCCAGCAACGGCGAGCAAGGGATTGAGCTCATCCAAAGGACGGAGCCGCACATTGTCTTGACGGATATCCGCATGCCCAAAATAGATGGACTCGAGATGACCCGACAGGTGCTGGCCATGTATCCGCGGACGAAAATCGTGTTCCTGAGCGGCTATACGGATTTCGAATATGCGCAGGAAGCTCTTCGTTTAGGGGCCTTTGATTATATTGTCAAGCCGTATACCCCTCAGAAAATTATTGATGTGGTTCTGAAAGCGAAGCAGGCGATTGAAGAAGAAATGTCGGAAACGCAGCGCTATCGCGACATGGAACGTAAGCTGCGGGAAAGCCTGCCGTATTTAAGGCAGGAATATTTTCAACTGCTGCTTCAGTTCCCCACGACGCCTGAACAGGCGAAAAGACGTTGGGATTTCTTACAAATACCGCTAGAGCGAGAGCGATTTATCGTGATGCTTACAGAGATCGATCAGTTCTCCGAGCAAACGGACACACTGCCTGTGCAGGAGGTGGAGCTGATTCGGTTCACCGTGCAAAATATTTTGGAAGAAACCTTAAAGGAACATACCAAAGAATTTGTATTCCGGGATCAAACCAATCGGTTTGTAGCTATTTTTAACCCGCCGGCTGATTTAAACGCGGAAGCAATTGCCGAGAAATGCCGTGAGAATGTGAGTGCATATTCCAGATATACGCTATCTGTTGGTCTGGGAGAAGAAGTGCAGGAGATTCATCAGATATCCTACTCCTACTCTCAGGCTATCGCAGCCCTCTCCTATAACTTTTACACTGGGGGCAATACGGTGTACAGCTACCGTCATATGACGCCTGTCTATCAACCGCTGCCGCGCTACTCTCCCGAGAAGGAAAAAGAGCTGTTCTACTGCCTCAGATCCGGCAACCTGCCAAAAGCGAGCAGCATCGTGGATGAGCTTTTCGAGGAAACCGTCCATGCATCCACGCCACCGGCACCAGAGGTGGTTAAAGGGATGTGTGACGAGCTTGCTTTCCTCATTAACCGAGTGTTCTCTGAGAAACTAACACGCGAGGAGATGGAAGGGATTGAACGGCAGCTGTACCATATCAAGAATCTTTCCACGTACAAGCTGAAGGAGCTTCAAGATCATATCAAGGAGATGTGCCGGATCGGCTGCGACATCATTCAGAAGCGCCATGTCGAAGATGTGAATCAGGTCGTCGAGCAGGTGATCGCGCATATTCGTCAAAATGTGGCCTCGAATATGACCGTCAATGATTATGCGAAATTGGTTTATTTGAGCGGCAGCTACTTTGCCAATTTGTTCAAGAAGGTAACCGGGATGACCGTTACCCAATTCGTAACCGCCGAGCGGATGGAGCAAACGAAGGCGCTGCTGCTTGAAGGCAAGCAAGTACAAGAGATCGCTCAAGCTCTCGGTTACGAAGACCGGAGGCATTTTAGCGAATTGTTTAAAAAGCATACAGGCATGACGCCGTCCGAGTTCAAACAGCTGTACACGAAGTGAATGTATAGTTTTAAAATCCAGTAAATGAGGTGCCCTTCATGCGTCAAAAGTTTACCTATACGCCGCCGAAAAACGGTTATCCCGAATGGAATAATAACCCGGAGATTTTCCAATTAAATAGAATGAAAGCTCATGCGACTCTCATGCCATACGATTCGGTAGAAGAAGCATTGAAAGTAAACAGGAGCGGGTCCAGCTATACAGTCTCGCTGAATGGTACATGGAAATTCAGCTTTGCTGAGAACGCGGATCAGCGTGTCGTCAATTTCTATGAAGCAGATTTCGATACGAGCGGCTGGAACGAGATACAAGTACCGGCGCATTGGCAGCTGCAGGGCTATGATTATCCGCAGTATACGAACGTTAGATATCCATGGGAAGGCAAAGAGGATATTAAGCCGCCTTTTGCCCCGACGCAGTATAACCCGGTCGGTTCCTACGTGCGAACGTTTACCGTGCCGGAGGCTTGGAAAGACCAGCCTGTTTATATCAGCTTTCAAGGTGTGGAATCAGCCTTCTACGTCTGGGTCAATGGCGATTTGGTAGGTTACAGCGAGGATTCTTTTACTCCTGCAGAGTTTGATCTTACTCCTTATTTGCTTGACGGAGAAAATAAGCTGGCTGTAGAGGTTTATCGCTGGAGTGATGCCAGCTGGCTGGAGGATCAGGATTTTTGGCGGATGAGCGGGATCTTCCGCGACGTGTATCTATACAGTACGCCGAAGGCGCATATCTATGATTTTAGCGTTGTAGCGGATTTGGATGACGATTACGAGCATGGTCATTTGCAGCTCAAGGCAGCGGTGACGAATGCATTCGGCGAGCAGCTCGGAACTCATAGACTGGAAGCGTCTCTCTACGATCAAAACGGTTATCCTGTTCTCGCGCCCTTGTTGGCGGATCTGGAGCTGAATGATGACCAGCAGCAGGAGATTCAATTTTCTGCAAGGGTAGTGAACCCGCTGAAATGGACTGCGGAGACGCCGTATCTGTACAGCTTGGTGCTGACACTGAAGAATGGCTCGGGGGAACTCGTCGAAGCGGTGAGCTGCCGCGTCGGTTTCCGGCGTTTTGAATTGAAGGATGGACTGATGCAAATCAACGGCAAGCGGATTCTATTCAAAGGTGTAAACCGGCATGAGTTTAACTGCGATACGGGACGAGCGATTGGATATGAGGATATGGTACGGGATATTCAACTGATGAAGGCCTACAACATCAATGCAGTCCGGACATCTCATTATCCGAACCATCCGCTCTGGTACGATTTATGCGATGAATACGGCCTATATGTGATAGATGAAACGAATCTGGAGACACACGGCAGTTGGTCCAATTTCCAGGAAGAGGAAGGCTGGACGGTCCCTGCGAGTAAACCGGAATGGACCGCCAATGTATTGGATCGCGCGAATTCGATGCTGCAGCGGGATAAGAATCATCCATCCATCGTTATTTGGTCGCTGGGTAACGAAGCATGGGGCGGAGATAACTTTATCTACATGCACGATTTCCTACGATCCAACGACCCTACTCGGCTTGTTCATTACGAAGGTGTCACTCGCTGCCGCAAATCGGATGCAGCTTCCGACATCGAAAGCCAAATGTATACACTGCCGCACAAGGTGGAGGAGTATGCGAATTCCAGTCCGAAGAAGCCGTTCATTTTGTGTGAGTACAGCCATGCTATGGGGAATTCCAATGGGAATCTTTTTAAATATTGTGAGCTGTTTGATAAGTACCCTATTTTACAAGGCGGGTTTATTTGGGACTGGATCGACCAGGCCATAAGGACGAAAACGCCGGAAGGCATCGAATATTTGGCCTATGGCGGAGACTTTGGCGATACACCGAATGATGGCACCTTTTGTGGGAATGGTCTTATTTTTGCCGACCGAAGTGTTACTCCTAAATTGTACGAAGTGAAGAAATGCTATCAGAATGTGAAGTTCGAGTCTGTAGATTTGAAGCAAGGCCTGATCCGAGTAACGAATCATTATTTATTTACGAATCTAGACAAGTATGCGCTCAAATGGGAAGTAGCGAAAAACGGTGTGGTTGTTGAGGAAGGCTCCGAGTCTTTGCCGATTGAGGCGGATTCAA
This genomic window from Paenibacillus hexagrammi contains:
- a CDS encoding sensor histidine kinase; this encodes MKTWYYRLSLRRRLWILVLMLTVISISLTGTMSYWIAFRSTESEAFISSQNTLNKSALALDEKLRHIIVTTSSMMLSDAFKNAMEDVVAKNTASYYTRLTSLQTPLGQMKLIEPSIQSALIYTPVGELFATNDLRNGQIGFKDSLFSRYLSLQERVTWVEDHEDPLFQGRQRVISLVMKPITEADVSDVYVVVNVNEDAISKVITDDLLDQARSYYLISKNGETVLPLSSPASLFQNDSHFLSQLQSADRGFFKYENDGSKYLVNYSRLSMTNDWMMVSVQNQEDLLRHVNRIKTTTLWIMLGCAILAIVMSNIISSFLLKPLHKLQGLMKKVEHNNLSVRFSSKYEDEVTQVGLTFNRMLGEISSLIDEVKEAESEKRKMEVKALQAQIDPHFLYNTLNTIIWKSETSQNQDVTEMITSLSLLFQFGLNGGNEMTTLAREIDHVRQYLILQQKCYEDLFEYSIEKEDESLLDIPILKIILQPLVENSILHGFQSMEGKGIIRISIWRTGDALNLQVEDNGEGMDVRSVDADMRREQSARKSYALRNVYGRLRLYYGNQSDISLSSEPYDSTIVKLTIPLTGE
- a CDS encoding response regulator, which encodes MTTELRMCVIDDIRTVVQGIANQINWETYGICISGTASNGEQGIELIQRTEPHIVLTDIRMPKIDGLEMTRQVLAMYPRTKIVFLSGYTDFEYAQEALRLGAFDYIVKPYTPQKIIDVVLKAKQAIEEEMSETQRYRDMERKLRESLPYLRQEYFQLLLQFPTTPEQAKRRWDFLQIPLERERFIVMLTEIDQFSEQTDTLPVQEVELIRFTVQNILEETLKEHTKEFVFRDQTNRFVAIFNPPADLNAEAIAEKCRENVSAYSRYTLSVGLGEEVQEIHQISYSYSQAIAALSYNFYTGGNTVYSYRHMTPVYQPLPRYSPEKEKELFYCLRSGNLPKASSIVDELFEETVHASTPPAPEVVKGMCDELAFLINRVFSEKLTREEMEGIERQLYHIKNLSTYKLKELQDHIKEMCRIGCDIIQKRHVEDVNQVVEQVIAHIRQNVASNMTVNDYAKLVYLSGSYFANLFKKVTGMTVTQFVTAERMEQTKALLLEGKQVQEIAQALGYEDRRHFSELFKKHTGMTPSEFKQLYTK
- a CDS encoding glycoside hydrolase family 2 TIM barrel-domain containing protein, which gives rise to MRQKFTYTPPKNGYPEWNNNPEIFQLNRMKAHATLMPYDSVEEALKVNRSGSSYTVSLNGTWKFSFAENADQRVVNFYEADFDTSGWNEIQVPAHWQLQGYDYPQYTNVRYPWEGKEDIKPPFAPTQYNPVGSYVRTFTVPEAWKDQPVYISFQGVESAFYVWVNGDLVGYSEDSFTPAEFDLTPYLLDGENKLAVEVYRWSDASWLEDQDFWRMSGIFRDVYLYSTPKAHIYDFSVVADLDDDYEHGHLQLKAAVTNAFGEQLGTHRLEASLYDQNGYPVLAPLLADLELNDDQQQEIQFSARVVNPLKWTAETPYLYSLVLTLKNGSGELVEAVSCRVGFRRFELKDGLMQINGKRILFKGVNRHEFNCDTGRAIGYEDMVRDIQLMKAYNINAVRTSHYPNHPLWYDLCDEYGLYVIDETNLETHGSWSNFQEEEGWTVPASKPEWTANVLDRANSMLQRDKNHPSIVIWSLGNEAWGGDNFIYMHDFLRSNDPTRLVHYEGVTRCRKSDAASDIESQMYTLPHKVEEYANSSPKKPFILCEYSHAMGNSNGNLFKYCELFDKYPILQGGFIWDWIDQAIRTKTPEGIEYLAYGGDFGDTPNDGTFCGNGLIFADRSVTPKLYEVKKCYQNVKFESVDLKQGLIRVTNHYLFTNLDKYALKWEVAKNGVVVEEGSESLPIEADSIAEVVLLYKLPAHAWDGEEYTLTVRLLEKTDQPWANAGHEVAFEQFLLPVETQAVEALPALLMQTEENDHAFIAFSTDCRVIFSKLTGDLTSYVVKGVEFLREAPAPNFWRASIDNDKGNKLPVRSRDWREAGQKRKLNAMNIRTYPDKIEVQVVYTLPTATASSCTVLYVLSGDGEIRIREELHPGRNLPEIPEVGMMFQLDGSFENLKWYGRGPHENHWDRAESARLGIYEGKVADQYVPYLRPQECGNKTDVRWAELTRADGIGVRIEGAPTVELNALPYTPAELEEHDHMYKLPFSDKVALRVNYRQMGVGGDDSWMSKTHPEFTLYANRSYAYSFTMKGITQS